A region of Gordonia crocea DNA encodes the following proteins:
- a CDS encoding SRPBCC family protein — translation MPPESATITVDTTVSAPADTIYRLLTDLPTLAELGEEVVDMRWAKGETAAVGNVFRGRNRNGWHRWTTTCTVTDADGATFAFDVSYFGFPIARWRYDVTPDDNGGCRVTERMWDRRLEPFKATAHLFTGVRDRVAANDGHMRTTLARLKTRAETV, via the coding sequence ATGCCACCGGAATCCGCGACGATCACCGTCGACACCACCGTCAGCGCCCCCGCCGATACCATCTACCGACTCCTCACCGATCTCCCCACGCTTGCCGAACTCGGCGAGGAGGTCGTCGACATGCGGTGGGCGAAGGGCGAAACGGCCGCCGTGGGCAACGTGTTCCGCGGCCGCAACCGCAACGGATGGCACCGCTGGACGACCACCTGCACGGTCACCGACGCCGACGGGGCGACCTTCGCCTTTGATGTCTCGTACTTCGGCTTCCCCATCGCCCGGTGGCGCTATGACGTCACGCCCGACGACAACGGCGGCTGCCGGGTCACCGAACGCATGTGGGACCGCCGCCTTGAGCCGTTCAAGGCCACCGCCCACCTCTTCACCGGCGTCCGCGACCGCGTGGCGGCCAACGACGGGCATATGCGAACCACGTTGGCGCGCCTGAAGACTCGCGCCGAAACCGTCTGA
- a CDS encoding DUF2752 domain-containing protein, translating to MTAFPAPPAAAVQSPPPGPVRRRLPALLTVVGGASVLGVAAVWSTSGVTSGSGTCVFRHLTGLPCPGCGLTRSFVMLAHGDVSAAFGYNLMGPVLFALTAVAVVLAVWVLVTGRDEALSRLQAVVFSKASLVVVAAWFGYGIARMISTGADLGWFPVIT from the coding sequence ATGACAGCGTTCCCCGCGCCGCCAGCCGCGGCGGTGCAATCCCCGCCGCCGGGGCCGGTGCGACGCCGGTTGCCCGCGCTCCTGACCGTGGTCGGCGGGGCCTCGGTGCTCGGCGTGGCCGCCGTGTGGTCGACGTCGGGTGTCACCAGCGGCAGCGGTACCTGCGTCTTCCGGCATCTGACCGGTCTCCCGTGCCCGGGATGCGGCTTGACCCGCAGTTTCGTCATGCTCGCCCACGGGGACGTCTCCGCCGCTTTCGGCTACAACCTGATGGGGCCGGTGCTGTTCGCGCTGACCGCGGTTGCGGTCGTGCTCGCCGTGTGGGTCCTCGTGACCGGCCGCGACGAGGCGCTGTCCAGGCTGCAGGCGGTGGTGTTCAGCAAGGCGTCGTTGGTGGTGGTCGCCGCCTGGTTCGGCTACGGGATTGCCCGGATGATCTCGACCGGCGCCGACCTCGGGTGGTTCCCGGTCATCACCTAG
- the hisN gene encoding histidinol-phosphatase, whose product MADLATALELADAADALTLPRFGALDLQVDTKPDLTPVSDADLACETMLRERIGAALPGDRIMGEEFGGDALAVGRQWVIDPIDGTKNFVRGVPVWATLIALIDDGVPIVGVVSAPALGRRWWAAAGQGAFTTGPGDTSPRRIAVSSVSGLSDASLAFSSLSGWAERGIRDRFVDLTDAVWRVRGFGDFWNYCLVAEGAVDIAAEPEVSLWDLAAVDVLVREAGGVFTNLEGEAGPRGGSAVATNGALHDEVVAALRPA is encoded by the coding sequence ATGGCCGACCTAGCCACTGCTCTCGAACTCGCCGATGCCGCCGACGCCCTCACGCTGCCGCGGTTCGGCGCCCTCGACCTGCAGGTCGATACGAAGCCCGACCTCACGCCGGTCTCCGACGCCGACCTCGCCTGCGAGACGATGCTGCGCGAACGGATCGGCGCGGCGCTGCCCGGCGATCGGATCATGGGCGAAGAGTTCGGCGGCGACGCACTGGCCGTCGGACGGCAGTGGGTCATCGACCCGATCGACGGCACCAAGAACTTCGTGCGCGGGGTACCGGTGTGGGCCACCCTGATCGCGTTGATCGACGACGGCGTGCCCATCGTCGGCGTCGTGTCGGCCCCCGCCCTGGGCCGGCGCTGGTGGGCCGCCGCCGGGCAGGGCGCATTCACCACCGGCCCCGGCGACACCTCCCCGCGCCGGATCGCGGTGTCCTCGGTGAGCGGCCTGTCCGACGCGAGCCTGGCCTTCTCGAGCCTGTCGGGATGGGCCGAGCGCGGCATCCGCGACCGCTTCGTCGACCTCACCGATGCCGTCTGGCGGGTCCGCGGCTTCGGCGACTTCTGGAACTATTGCCTCGTCGCGGAGGGCGCCGTCGACATCGCCGCCGAACCCGAGGTCTCGCTGTGGGACCTCGCCGCCGTCGACGTCCTCGTGCGCGAGGCCGGCGGGGTGTTCACCAACCTCGAGGGCGAAGCGGGCCCGCGCGGCGGGAGTGCGGTCGCCACCAACGGCGCCCTGCACGACGAGGTGGTGGCCGCCCTGCGGCCCGCCTGA
- a CDS encoding MBL fold metallo-hydrolase: protein MRITSFGHSSFLAEIDGTRILFDPGNLSTGFESLTGLDAILITHQHPDHADTARLPALVAANPDAQRWADPATAVLLNDDPAQGQWRDAHAGQLFEIGPLTVRATGGRHAIIHPELPVIDNIAYLVGTAERPGMLLHPGDSFYIPFVAVEVLAIPGAAPWMKLSESVDYLRAVEPSKAFPIHQGVLSSAGAGIHNARLAEMRKAGTEFTVINPGESAEFS, encoded by the coding sequence ATGCGGATCACCAGCTTCGGCCACTCCAGCTTCCTCGCCGAGATCGACGGAACGCGGATCCTGTTCGATCCGGGGAACCTGTCCACGGGATTCGAGTCGCTCACTGGCCTCGATGCCATCCTGATCACCCACCAGCACCCCGACCACGCCGACACCGCCCGGCTGCCCGCCCTCGTCGCCGCGAACCCCGACGCGCAGCGGTGGGCCGATCCGGCGACCGCCGTGCTCCTCAACGACGACCCGGCGCAGGGGCAATGGCGCGACGCGCACGCCGGGCAACTGTTCGAGATCGGGCCGCTCACCGTGCGTGCCACGGGTGGACGGCACGCGATCATCCACCCCGAGCTGCCGGTGATCGACAACATCGCCTATCTGGTCGGCACTGCGGAACGACCGGGCATGCTGCTGCATCCGGGCGATTCCTTCTACATCCCCTTCGTCGCCGTCGAGGTCCTGGCGATCCCCGGTGCGGCGCCGTGGATGAAGCTGTCCGAGTCGGTGGACTATCTGCGCGCGGTGGAACCGTCGAAGGCGTTTCCCATCCACCAGGGCGTGCTGTCATCCGCGGGCGCCGGCATTCACAACGCGCGGCTGGCCGAGATGCGCAAAGCGGGAACCGAGTTCACCGTGATCAACCCCGGGGAATCGGCCGAGTTCTCGTAG
- a CDS encoding acyl-CoA dehydrogenase family protein, translated as MAINLELPKKFSANIDQARQAAHEIFRPISRKYDLAEHEYPVELDTLAALYDGLAAAGAAGAGAAGGRGDEAKERPAGTVVNGGNMSSILNSMEASYGDVGLMLSMPYQGLGNAAIAAVATDEQLESFGKVWAAMAITEPGFGSDSAAVTATATRDGDEYVLNGEKIFVTAGSRATHIVVWASVDRSLGRAAIKSFVVPREHPGVTVVRLEEKLGIRASDTAVIRFEDCRIPAANLLGSPEVDVQKGFGGVMQTFDNTRPMVAAMAVGVARASLETLRTILEENGIEIDYDRPAIDQHAAAAEFIRLESDFEASYLLTMRAGWMADNKEPNSLEASMSKAKAGRTVTDVTNKAVELASTYGYSERTLLEKWARDSKILDIFEGTQQIQQLIIARRVLDKSSAELR; from the coding sequence ATGGCCATCAACCTCGAACTCCCCAAGAAGTTCTCCGCGAATATCGACCAGGCGCGTCAAGCCGCCCACGAGATCTTCCGCCCGATCTCGCGCAAGTACGACCTGGCCGAGCACGAATACCCCGTCGAGCTGGACACGCTCGCCGCGCTGTACGACGGCCTGGCGGCCGCCGGTGCGGCCGGTGCGGGTGCAGCCGGCGGCCGCGGCGACGAGGCGAAGGAGCGCCCGGCGGGCACCGTCGTCAACGGCGGCAACATGTCGTCGATCCTCAACTCGATGGAGGCCTCCTACGGCGACGTCGGGCTGATGCTGTCGATGCCGTACCAGGGTCTTGGCAATGCGGCGATCGCCGCCGTGGCCACCGACGAGCAGCTGGAAAGCTTCGGCAAGGTGTGGGCCGCCATGGCCATCACCGAGCCCGGCTTCGGCTCGGACTCCGCGGCGGTCACCGCCACCGCGACCCGCGACGGCGACGAGTACGTCCTCAACGGCGAGAAGATCTTCGTCACCGCCGGTTCGCGCGCCACCCACATCGTCGTCTGGGCCTCGGTCGACCGCAGCCTCGGCCGCGCCGCGATCAAGTCGTTCGTGGTCCCCCGCGAGCATCCGGGCGTCACCGTGGTCCGCTTGGAGGAGAAGCTCGGCATCCGTGCTTCGGACACCGCGGTCATCCGATTCGAAGACTGCCGGATCCCGGCGGCCAACCTGCTCGGCTCGCCCGAGGTCGACGTCCAGAAGGGCTTCGGCGGGGTCATGCAGACCTTCGACAACACCCGTCCGATGGTCGCGGCGATGGCCGTCGGCGTCGCCCGGGCGTCGCTGGAGACGCTGCGAACGATCCTGGAGGAGAACGGGATCGAGATCGACTACGACCGTCCGGCTATCGACCAGCACGCCGCGGCCGCCGAGTTCATCCGGCTCGAGTCGGATTTCGAGGCGTCGTACCTGCTGACCATGCGGGCCGGCTGGATGGCCGACAACAAGGAGCCGAACTCGCTGGAGGCGTCGATGTCGAAGGCCAAGGCCGGCCGCACCGTCACCGACGTGACCAACAAGGCGGTCGAGCTCGCCTCGACCTACGGCTACTCCGAGCGCACCCTGCTGGAGAAGTGGGCCCGCGACTCGAAGATCCTCGACATCTTCGAGGGCACGCAGCAGATCCAGCAGTTGATCATTGCGCGCCGCGTGCTCGACAAGAGCAGCGCCGAACTTCGGTGA
- a CDS encoding DUF6319 family protein — translation MPPRRRPAADSLTPENLAALATALAEGKRATVYLRDGIPGLGLAAGTSAKVISIDGSTVTIRPRGVDDELPYEADELRITKDAPAKPAPAKAAPAKPKPAPTPAAPRSTPPPQRPPSPPTPSPPAAPARPASGARKNAKPKSVTVTIFGSSDNEWSVAVTTGARKPNQSRSVTPGAVENALRGLGDEAALAAAESVLAAAREEAARKVEELRRELAAAQETLAALSGD, via the coding sequence ATGCCTCCGCGCCGCCGACCGGCAGCCGACTCGTTGACCCCCGAGAACCTCGCGGCACTCGCCACCGCACTCGCCGAGGGCAAACGCGCGACGGTGTACCTGCGCGACGGGATCCCGGGTCTGGGCCTCGCCGCGGGCACCTCGGCGAAGGTCATCTCGATCGACGGCTCGACCGTGACGATCCGTCCGCGCGGCGTCGACGACGAGTTGCCTTACGAGGCCGACGAACTCCGGATCACCAAGGACGCACCGGCCAAGCCCGCACCCGCCAAAGCTGCGCCTGCCAAACCCAAACCCGCTCCCACGCCGGCCGCCCCTCGGTCGACGCCGCCACCACAACGGCCCCCGTCACCGCCCACGCCGTCACCGCCCGCGGCCCCGGCCCGGCCCGCCTCCGGTGCGCGCAAGAATGCCAAACCGAAGTCGGTGACCGTGACCATCTTCGGATCCAGCGACAACGAGTGGTCGGTGGCGGTCACGACGGGTGCGCGCAAACCGAACCAGTCCCGCAGCGTGACCCCGGGGGCGGTCGAGAACGCCCTGCGCGGGCTCGGCGACGAGGCCGCACTGGCCGCCGCGGAATCCGTACTCGCCGCGGCGCGCGAGGAGGCGGCCCGCAAGGTCGAGGAGTTGCGGCGCGAACTCGCCGCGGCACAAGAAACCCTGGCCGCGCTCTCGGGAGACTGA
- a CDS encoding HNH endonuclease signature motif containing protein: MGAATSTDAASATTAARWAEVSAAMAVFAADRTAGDPAATLAGVGACERAESFIAWLRYTRSTELFDTVFADMAAAGDDELDLFDAHTQTAARLAMTLAISQGWAENLLGQALALRDRLPRVADCLRDGLITPAHTRLIITRTELLTDEHTTPVDTAIADALRTKPGTWTTTRIRNLADRIVFRHDPDSVRRARERSLADRTIWTTPTANGMATIGASMTAENAAVAHAAVTALAATACPHDTRSHTARTSDAFYSLLAGEAFTCDCGRDDCTADIPTPGRLATDTTGRITVHVVCDESTAAGTGNHPAFLNGYGIISADHARTIINRPDTHTRPLARPEPVLPQYQPANPYRPSAALDTFIRIRDGYCTVPGCNRPAFSAELDHVIEYDHHNPAAGGPTHPDWLNAKCKFHHLLKTFSNWVDDQSTDTHGHTHTTWATPEGILIDGPAENNTDLFAGLNHYRWRAPETKQADAAANAPATGAAETARPRRIKTRSERKHERRRAERARNRRNRQHHPPQPGDPPY; the protein is encoded by the coding sequence ATGGGAGCCGCCACCAGCACCGACGCCGCCAGCGCTACGACAGCGGCCCGGTGGGCCGAGGTGAGTGCGGCGATGGCGGTGTTCGCCGCAGACCGCACCGCCGGTGATCCGGCCGCCACCCTGGCCGGGGTCGGGGCGTGTGAACGGGCCGAATCCTTCATCGCCTGGCTGCGCTACACCCGCAGCACCGAATTGTTTGACACCGTGTTCGCCGACATGGCCGCCGCCGGCGACGACGAACTCGACCTGTTCGACGCCCACACCCAAACCGCGGCACGACTGGCCATGACCCTGGCCATCTCCCAGGGCTGGGCCGAAAACCTCCTCGGCCAAGCCCTGGCCCTGCGCGACCGACTCCCCCGCGTCGCGGATTGTCTTCGCGACGGACTCATCACCCCCGCCCACACCCGACTGATCATCACCCGCACCGAACTACTCACCGACGAGCACACCACACCGGTCGACACCGCCATCGCCGACGCCCTGCGCACCAAACCCGGCACCTGGACCACCACACGTATCCGCAACCTCGCCGACCGCATCGTGTTCCGCCACGACCCCGACTCAGTCCGCCGCGCCCGAGAACGCTCCCTGGCCGACCGAACAATCTGGACCACCCCCACCGCCAACGGCATGGCCACCATCGGCGCCTCAATGACCGCCGAAAACGCCGCCGTCGCCCACGCCGCCGTCACCGCCCTGGCCGCCACCGCCTGCCCCCACGACACCCGCAGCCACACAGCCCGCACCAGCGACGCCTTCTACAGCCTCCTCGCCGGCGAGGCCTTCACCTGCGACTGCGGGCGCGACGACTGCACCGCCGACATACCCACACCGGGCCGACTCGCGACAGACACCACCGGCCGCATCACCGTCCACGTCGTCTGCGACGAATCCACTGCCGCCGGAACCGGCAACCACCCCGCATTCCTCAACGGCTACGGCATCATCAGCGCCGACCACGCCCGCACCATCATCAACCGCCCCGACACCCACACCCGACCCCTCGCCCGCCCCGAACCGGTACTGCCGCAATACCAACCCGCCAACCCCTACCGGCCCTCGGCCGCCCTAGACACCTTCATCCGCATCCGCGACGGCTACTGCACCGTCCCCGGCTGCAACCGACCCGCCTTTAGCGCCGAACTCGACCACGTCATCGAATACGACCACCACAACCCCGCCGCCGGCGGACCCACCCACCCCGACTGGCTCAACGCCAAATGCAAGTTCCACCACCTACTCAAAACCTTCAGCAACTGGGTCGACGACCAGTCCACCGACACCCACGGCCACACCCACACCACCTGGGCAACCCCCGAAGGCATCCTCATCGACGGCCCCGCCGAAAACAACACCGACCTCTTCGCCGGCCTCAACCACTACCGATGGCGCGCACCCGAGACGAAGCAGGCCGATGCGGCTGCAAACGCCCCAGCCACCGGCGCGGCGGAGACCGCCCGGCCCCGCCGGATCAAGACACGCTCCGAGCGCAAACATGAACGCCGTCGAGCCGAACGAGCCCGCAACCGCCGAAACCGCCAACACCACCCACCCCAACCCGGCGACCCGCCCTACTGA
- a CDS encoding acyl-CoA dehydrogenase family protein produces MTTTEPRDTSAVGKTGDKTSPIGYAMRALFKVTGSDLVNKFGLREPLNRVAYQGTKTGFQTLGAANRAFTKATGDGKPKRPAVSNKGLFNLNPDDEQQMIAETVKDFASEILRPAAYEADAKAQAPAEILERSAELGITMINVPEEYDGAAAERGVVTNALVAEAMAYGDMGLAVPLLAPSGVATTLTNFGTDEQQATYLPDFAGENVPQSAVVIAEPKPLFDAFKLTTKATRVPSGYRLNGVKAFVPAAGSSELFLIGAELDGRPALFIVESDSKGLIVEADPGMGLRAAGMGRLLLQDVAVSAGAIIGGTDGDDAFAAYRDVVRLSRLGWAALAAGTGRAMLDYVIPYVNEREAFGEPISNRQAVAFMVATMATELDGLRLVTLRGASRAEQGLSYGREAALARKLTIDKGLQIGLDGVQLLGGHGFTKEHPVERWYRDLRGAGIGEGIVVL; encoded by the coding sequence ATGACCACCACCGAACCCCGCGACACCTCCGCCGTCGGCAAGACGGGTGACAAGACCTCCCCGATCGGCTACGCCATGCGAGCCCTCTTCAAGGTCACCGGTTCTGACCTCGTCAACAAGTTCGGCCTCCGCGAGCCCCTCAACCGCGTCGCGTACCAGGGCACCAAGACCGGCTTCCAGACCCTCGGCGCCGCCAACCGCGCGTTCACCAAGGCCACCGGCGACGGCAAGCCGAAGCGGCCGGCCGTGTCCAACAAGGGCCTGTTCAACCTGAACCCCGACGACGAGCAGCAGATGATCGCGGAGACCGTCAAGGACTTCGCCAGCGAGATCCTGCGCCCGGCCGCCTACGAGGCCGACGCCAAGGCCCAGGCCCCCGCCGAGATCCTTGAGCGCTCCGCCGAGCTGGGCATCACCATGATCAACGTGCCCGAGGAGTACGACGGCGCCGCCGCCGAGCGCGGCGTGGTCACCAACGCCCTGGTCGCCGAGGCAATGGCATACGGCGACATGGGATTGGCCGTCCCGCTGCTGGCCCCCAGCGGCGTCGCCACCACCCTGACCAACTTCGGCACCGACGAGCAGCAGGCGACCTACCTGCCCGACTTTGCCGGCGAGAACGTGCCGCAGTCCGCGGTCGTCATCGCCGAGCCCAAGCCGCTCTTCGACGCGTTCAAGCTGACCACCAAGGCCACCCGCGTCCCCAGCGGATACCGCCTCAACGGCGTGAAGGCCTTCGTCCCGGCCGCCGGCTCCTCCGAGCTGTTCCTCATCGGTGCCGAGCTCGACGGCCGTCCGGCGCTGTTCATCGTCGAATCCGACTCCAAGGGCCTGATCGTCGAAGCCGATCCCGGGATGGGTCTGCGCGCAGCCGGCATGGGCCGCCTGCTGCTGCAGGACGTCGCCGTGTCGGCCGGTGCGATCATCGGCGGCACTGACGGCGACGACGCGTTCGCCGCCTACCGCGACGTCGTGCGCCTGTCGCGCCTGGGCTGGGCGGCGCTGGCCGCCGGTACCGGCCGGGCGATGCTCGACTACGTGATCCCTTATGTGAACGAGCGCGAGGCCTTCGGCGAGCCGATCTCCAACCGCCAGGCGGTGGCCTTCATGGTCGCCACCATGGCCACCGAGCTCGACGGCCTGCGCCTGGTGACCCTCCGCGGCGCCTCCCGCGCCGAGCAGGGCCTGTCGTACGGCCGCGAGGCCGCGCTGGCCCGCAAGCTGACCATCGACAAGGGCCTGCAGATCGGCCTGGACGGCGTGCAGCTCCTGGGCGGCCACGGCTTCACCAAGGAGCACCCGGTGGAGCGCTGGTACCGCGACCTCCGCGGCGCCGGCATCGGCGAGGGGATCGTCGTCCTCTAA
- a CDS encoding SIR2 family NAD-dependent protein deacylase has product MPSDTVQQVADMISSADRITVFTGAGMSAESGIATFRSGDDGLWGRFDPMMLASVDGWEADPHLVWGWYAWRIGQLRDVVPNAGHRALADLAQHKVVDVVTQNVDDLHERAGSTVVSHLHGSLTATRCSVCRAPYDGPVARPYHEQIDGDDLDSLRLAPPTCARCGGDVRPGVVWFGEMLPEREWASAVDSFDACDLVLVVGTSGIVYPAAGLPDRAAGRGVPIIEVNPDESALSGLATHSIRSTAASALPLLARVIDG; this is encoded by the coding sequence ATGCCCAGCGATACCGTGCAGCAGGTTGCCGACATGATCAGCAGCGCCGACCGCATCACCGTGTTCACCGGTGCCGGGATGTCCGCCGAGAGCGGTATCGCCACCTTCCGCAGCGGCGATGACGGCCTGTGGGGGCGCTTCGATCCGATGATGCTGGCGTCGGTCGACGGTTGGGAGGCCGATCCACACCTCGTGTGGGGCTGGTACGCCTGGCGCATCGGCCAGTTGCGCGACGTCGTTCCCAACGCCGGGCATCGCGCGCTCGCCGATCTCGCCCAACACAAAGTTGTCGACGTGGTCACGCAGAACGTCGACGACTTGCATGAGCGTGCCGGGAGCACCGTCGTGAGTCATCTGCACGGCAGCCTGACGGCCACCCGCTGCTCGGTGTGCCGGGCGCCCTACGACGGCCCGGTCGCCCGTCCCTACCACGAGCAAATCGACGGCGATGATCTGGACTCCCTGCGCCTCGCACCGCCGACCTGCGCCCGCTGCGGCGGAGACGTGCGACCGGGCGTCGTATGGTTCGGCGAGATGCTGCCGGAGCGGGAGTGGGCCAGCGCCGTCGACTCGTTCGACGCCTGCGATCTGGTGCTCGTCGTCGGTACCAGCGGCATCGTCTACCCCGCCGCGGGACTCCCCGATCGCGCCGCGGGCCGCGGCGTACCGATCATCGAGGTCAATCCCGACGAGTCTGCGTTGAGCGGCTTGGCGACGCATTCGATCCGCTCCACCGCCGCCAGCGCCCTGCCGTTGTTGGCGCGGGTGATCGACGGCTGA